Proteins encoded together in one Penicillium digitatum chromosome 1, complete sequence window:
- a CDS encoding 6-phosphogluconolactonase, putative: protein MATGHPNLHSFANSDDLATQLRGYVLRCQNSALARHGTFRLAVSGGSLPTVLAKALLATSNGSPEDTAQFSKWHIFFADERAVPLDHEDSNYRLLNDELVSKIPAELGSPVIHPIDKNHIEDDDPQELADLYQEDLMREFAAKDSVKLPAFDLILLGCGPDGHTCSLFPGHALLREKDAWVAAETNSPKPPPKRITLTLPVVTHAVNIAFVATGAGKKDILKQIFDLEEGSSLPSALVNQGAGNKVTWFTDDPAVDGVSFPRRGSL from the coding sequence ATGGCTACCGGACACCCCAACCTTCACAGCTTCGCCAACTCCGACGATCTAGCCACGCAATTGCGAGGCTACGTCCTCCGCTGTCAGAACTCCGCCCTGGCCCGGCACGGCACCTTCCGCCTTGCCGTCTCCGGCGGCTCCCTGCCTACCGTTCTAGCCAAAGCCCTACTCGCCACCAGCAATGGCTCCCCGGAAGATACCGCCCAATTCTCCAAGTGGCACATCTTCTTCGCCGATGAGCGCGCCGTACCACTCGACCACGAGGATAGTAACTACCGTCTGCTGAACGACGAGCTCGTCTCCAAGATCCCCGCCGAGCTCGGCTCACCCGTCATCCACCCCATCGACAAGAACCACATTGAGGATGACGATCCCCAGGAACTTGCAGATCTTTACCAAGAGGATCTGATGCGGGAGTTTGCTGCCAAGGACAGCGTCAAATTGCCCGCCTTCGatctcatcctcctcggctGCGGCCCCGATGGTCACACCTGCTCGCTCTTCCCCGGTCACGCCTTGCTCCGCGAGAAGGATGCGTGGGTTGCGGCTGAGACCAACTCCCCCAAGCCCCCACCGAAGCGCATCACCCTTACCCTGCCCGTTGTTACCCATGCTGTCAACATTGCCTTTGTCGCGACGGGCGCGGGCAAGAAGGATATCCTCAAGCAGATCTTTGATCTTGAGGAGGGTTCCAGCCTTCCTTCGGCTTTGGTCAACCAGGGTGCTGGTAATAAGGTTACCTGGTTTACTGATGACCCGGCAGTGGATGGTGTCTCATTCCCTCGTCGTGGGAGTCTTTGA
- a CDS encoding Sarcosine oxidase, translated as MTSSSPSYLIIGAGVFGVSTAYTLIQKYPNAFVTLVDRDAYDAESRVAASWDWNKVIRADYDDKVYCRLALEAQEIFKSDPLWQPHFHQTGVYWTCRSDYAQDVIANHKELGRNDEIIALPVAEARKLYGGIFDNADYTGVKEVLVNRASGWAAAGDALRAVTKRCVELGVSYVTASVTNLEFDGRGSCTGVKTQSGEILSATHVLVATGAFTPTLLEWSAAKSGNAGLRAGERILAAGITTGMAQLNEEQYEKFKEMPVGFQGYTPNEGKPFIGTLPPTKDRELKWWGSKIFTNTREWTVPGPLQQDIVEARNLWYGPESATWEMTKHRICWDAFTTTSDFIISPHSASKGLYIATCGSFHGFKFFPVLGKYITQMLEGELAPELMEKWAWDRQRPDSSENVEFPNCEMKHLLEPAAKL; from the exons ATGACCTCAAGCAGCCCTTCATACCTTATAATTGGCGCAGGTGTCTTTGGTGTATCAACCGCCTACACCCTCATCCAGAAGTATCCCAACGCATTCGTAACTCTGGTTGATCGAGATGCGTATGATGCCGAGTCTCGTGTGGCTGCATCATGGGATTGGAACAAGGTTATTCGCGCCGATTACGATGACAAGGTCTACTGCAGACTTGCACTCGAAGCTCAGGAAATTTTTAAATCCGACCCTCTTTGGCAGCCACACTTTCACCAGACCGGCGTTTACTGGACCTGTCGCAGCGACTACGCGCAGGATGTCATCGCAAACCACAAAGAGCTCGGTCGCAACGACGAAATCATTGCTCTTCCTGTTGCTGAAGCTAGAAAGCTTTATGGAGGAATCTTTGACAATGCCGACTACACCGGCGTCAAGGAGGTTCTGGTGAACAGGGCTAGCGGCTGGGCTGCCGCCGGAGATGCTCTTCGAGCAGTGACCAAAAGATGCGTAGAATTGGGCGTCTCATACGTCACTGCATCGGTTACGAACCTTGAGTTCGATGGTCGTGGCTCTTGCACTGGCGTGAAGACACAATCTGGGGAGATTTTGTCGGCCACGCATGTTCTCGTCGCGACCGGGGCTTTCACACCCACATTGCTAGAGTGGAGTGCTGCGAAGAGTGGCAACGCTGGACTACGAGCCGGGGAGCGAATTCTTGCAGCTGGTATCACGACCGGAATGGCGCAACTCAATGAGGAGCAATACGAAAAGTTCAAAGAGATGCCCGTTGGCTTCCAGGGCTATACACCAAATGAAG GGAAACCCTTCATTGGTACTCTCCCGCCTACGAAAGATCGAGAGCTCAAGTGGTGGGGATCGAAGATCTTCACCAACACTCGAGAG TGGACTGTTCCAGGTCCTCTCCAGCAGGATATTGTAGAAGCTAGGAATCTGTGGTATGGACCCGAAAGTGCCACATGGGAGATGACGAAACACCGCATTTGCTG GGACGCTTTCACCACGACCTCGGACTTCATCATTTCGCCTCACTCTGCCTCCAAGGGGCTCTACATCGCCACTTGTGGTTCGTTCCATGGATTCAAGTTTTTCCCCGTGCTTGGAAAGTACATCACCCAGATGCTTGAGGGAGAATTGGCACCTGAATTGATGGAAAAGTGGGCATGGGATAGACAGCGACCTGACTCCTCCGAAAACGTGGAGTTCCCGAACTGTGAGATGAAGCATTTACTAGAACCCGCAGCGAAGCTATAG